A window of the Ostrea edulis chromosome 1, xbOstEdul1.1, whole genome shotgun sequence genome harbors these coding sequences:
- the LOC125662180 gene encoding transmembrane protein 143-like, with protein sequence MMAAHFLKLKHLQCLRQTKQQHVFKQISSVVADRAPLISVLSKPQFVSMTTSSQTKEKENPDSAAVRKTDYKAEVTQVEQEPDEIDLYREKYIPITRRTLIRRIIEEKNLLTAQEQRKFDEFAIALDSAIVQEYHGVLNELKTLFDPVNPDKDTMPSQRFTRTERLDNEFWLLQKLEDVMEKANFHKLSDDTVTKALQEHTNQGIRVKVDKDQYNKLSMWILGKEVVPVSVPWYKSLFSKKSEPKKPKPEYLKRVVVICRLKGDHKIMLKCFKEVPATSLEMLLPSGRTRMSVGDKLLLAGSTAVGLFTVVGEVTLFLAYSKLYFMNLVLPTVLASLLTGTMVLFNYTTKSKKYLEDLHRISYFKTVANNRGFLALMVDRAQDETFKEALIVYLCILSHRPPGARQEDTGYYQMVIAELGGTTEEVINKWAEDWVVKVTGIPVEFDSSEAVQLLRNLGILKEHKDRLSVLPLEAAIKNLPRQPFSVIVRANEVSLNEGMDRDEFLESERQYKRDDVKSMKYGWFSRFL encoded by the exons ATGATGGCAGCCCACTTTCTGAAATTAAAGCATCTGCAATGTTTAAGGCAAACGAAGCAGCAGCATGTTTTCAAGCAGATATCAAGT gTGGTTGCAGATAGGGCACCCCTCATTAGTGTACTTTCGAAACCACAGTTTGTTTCCATGACAACAAGTAGTCAGACCAAAGAAAAGGAAAATCCAGATTCGGCAGCAGTCAGAAAAACAGATTACAAGGCAGAGGTGACGCAAGTGGAACAAGAACCAGATGAGATTGATTTGTACAG AGAGAAGTATATACCCATTACTAGAAGAACACTGATAAGGAGAATCATAGAGGAGAAGAATTTACTGACGGCACAGGAACAGAGGAAGTTTGACGAGTTTGCCATTGCTTTGGACTCTGCCATTGTCCAAGAGTACCATGGCGTTCTGAATGAACTCAAG ACGTTGTTTGACCCAGTCAATCCAGATAAAGACACAATGCCTTCACAACGGTTCACTCGCACAGAGAGGTTAGACAATGAATTCTGGCTCCTACAGAAGCTTGAAGATGTTATGGAAAAGGCGAATTTCCATAAACTGTCAGATGATACTGTGACTAAGGCTCTACAAGAACACACAAATCAAGGCAtcagg gtGAAAGTAGATAAAGATCAGTACAACAAATTAAGTATGTGGATTCTGGGGAAGGAGGTGGTCCCTGTCAGTGTGCCATGGTACAAATCTCTGTTCTCTAAAAAATCGGAACCAAAGAAACCAAAACCAGAATATCTCAAAAGAGTGGTCGTCATCTGTCGGCTCAAAGGAGACCACAAAATTATGCTCAAGTGCTTCAAAGAGGTCCCTGCAACATCTCTTGAGATGCTTCTGCCATCCGGGCGAACGAGAATGAGCGTAGGGGACAAGCTTCTCTTGGCAGGCTCCACCGCTGTAGGACTCTTCACTGTTGTTGGGGAGGTCACATTATTTTTAGCTTAcagtaaattatattttatgaatCTAGTGCTTCCAACCGTGCTAGCTTCACTTCTGACGGGAACGATGGTGTTGTTTAACTACACTACCAAAAGTAAGAAATACCTGGAGGACTTGCATAggatttcttattttaaaactGTAGCCAACAATCGGGGATTTCTCGCTTTAATGGTGGACCGAGCTCAGGACGAGACATTTAAGGAGGCCCTGATAGTGTATCTGTGCATTCTATCCCACCGACCCCCAGGAGCAAGACAGGAAGACACCGGTTACTACCAGATGGTTATTGCAGAACTAG GTGGAACAACAGAAGAGGTGATAAACAAGTGGGCAGAAGACTGGGTCGTCAAAGTGACCGGGATTCCAGTAGAATTTGACTCCTCGGAAGCGGTGCAGCTCCTGAGAAACCTAGGAATTCTTAAAGAACACAAGGATAGACTGTCTGTGTTACCATTAGAGGCAGccattaaaaatcttcctcgGCAGCCATTTTCTGTCATTGTCAGGGCTAATGAGGTGTCTCTAAATGAAGGAATGGACAGGGATGAGTTTCTGGAATCAGAAAGACAATACAAACGGGATGACGTGAAGTCGATGAAATATGGCTGGTTCTCCCGGTTCCTATGA